One Microlunatus soli genomic window carries:
- a CDS encoding helix-turn-helix transcriptional regulator: MSLSIRSVGEPVGPLARIWTAECTAATEFSSIAAVITGIGCVRVDGVTTVHLRGPATRAVRLSCPAGAEYFGADLSIGSYLTVAPPAGLTEHRDTVLPTNVDGRLLLGGEEWEIPTPDTMDVFVERLVRAGLIACDPTVPELLAGVRVRIPARTAQHRFHRAVGISQRTLQVIERTRQAASLLSRGVPIIDTVAITGFYDQPQLTRVMGRLIGHTPAEVAAGGVFLDL, translated from the coding sequence GTGAGTCTCAGTATCCGCAGCGTCGGCGAACCGGTCGGCCCACTGGCCCGGATCTGGACCGCCGAGTGCACCGCCGCGACCGAGTTCAGCTCGATCGCGGCGGTGATCACCGGAATCGGCTGCGTCCGGGTCGACGGCGTCACCACCGTGCACCTCCGGGGGCCGGCGACCCGGGCGGTACGGTTGTCCTGTCCAGCCGGAGCCGAGTACTTCGGCGCCGACCTGAGCATCGGCAGTTACCTGACCGTCGCACCACCGGCGGGATTGACCGAACACCGCGACACGGTGCTGCCGACCAACGTCGACGGACGGCTCCTGCTGGGCGGCGAGGAGTGGGAGATCCCGACGCCGGACACGATGGACGTCTTCGTCGAGCGGCTGGTGCGGGCCGGTCTGATCGCCTGCGACCCGACCGTGCCGGAACTCCTGGCCGGCGTCCGGGTGCGGATCCCGGCTCGGACGGCGCAGCATCGCTTCCACCGCGCCGTCGGCATCTCACAGCGCACGCTGCAGGTGATCGAGCGGACCCGGCAGGCCGCTTCGCTGCTCAGCCGCGGCGTACCGATCATCGACACGGTGGCGATCACCGGCTTCTACGATCAGCCGCAGCTGACCCGGGTGATGGGCCGACTGATCGGCCACACTCCCGCCGAGGTCGCCGCCGGCGGTGTCTTCCTCGACCTCTGA
- a CDS encoding dihydrofolate reductase family protein — protein sequence MMKLVESTYLSLDGRVSGEQFWAAQSQFRDDRHVAYAADLLDSATALVLGRMTYEVFAATWPGQTGVLADKINPLPKHIATRSLSGDLDWNGHAIAGDGVEAVAKLKQDGDGTLLKYGTGPFSRSLLEAGQIDELHLWIYPFIAGAGDELLPGIGTTRLDLARVTEIGNGAVVNVYTPAAPAAG from the coding sequence ATGATGAAGCTTGTCGAATCCACCTATCTTTCGTTGGACGGCAGGGTATCGGGGGAGCAGTTCTGGGCCGCGCAGAGCCAGTTCCGCGATGATCGCCATGTCGCCTACGCCGCCGACCTGCTCGATTCCGCGACCGCCCTGGTGTTGGGTCGGATGACGTATGAGGTCTTCGCCGCGACCTGGCCGGGCCAGACCGGCGTCCTGGCCGACAAGATCAACCCACTCCCCAAACACATCGCCACCAGGTCGCTCAGCGGCGACCTGGACTGGAACGGTCACGCGATCGCCGGCGACGGCGTCGAGGCCGTCGCGAAGCTGAAGCAGGACGGCGACGGAACGCTGCTCAAGTACGGCACCGGTCCGTTCAGCCGATCACTTCTCGAGGCCGGGCAGATCGACGAACTCCACCTGTGGATCTATCCGTTCATCGCCGGCGCGGGGGACGAACTGCTGCCGGGCATCGGCACCACCCGGCTCGATCTGGCGCGGGTGACCGAGATCGGCAACGGCGCCGTCGTCAACGTGTACACCCCGGCAGCACCGGCGGCCGGGTGA
- a CDS encoding MFS transporter → MMSAAQTPPVDDELGRRVTRKVALRLVPFMGLLYFVNYLDRTNIGFARLTMSDDLKLTATMFGLASGLFFIGYLIFEVPSNLLLHRIGARRWIARILVSWGIVAAAMSFVPNVGWLYALRVLLGIAEAGFFPGMILFLTYWFPRRERARVTGLFLIAIPLSSALGSPISGAILEYADGLFGMAGWRLTFLLEGLPAVILGVICWFYLTDRPSEARWLTEQERGWLTAEMAAEADQTSHQYGWSLRRSLTSPRVLALSFVYFGVVYGLYALGFFLPGIVEGFSKRFGTSFSLFQTGMITGIPYLVGVVAMVLWSRHSDAKNERVWHTAGAALLGAVTIPVALYLQSPFAVMVAVALTAIGIFAALPVFWPLPSVFLTGTAAAGGIALINSLGNLAGFVAPYVTGALTDATGSENAALWLVGVMMLGSAITVVALGAAPKGSVGTPPPTRAR, encoded by the coding sequence ATGATGTCCGCAGCACAGACGCCACCCGTCGACGACGAACTCGGCCGCCGGGTGACCCGCAAGGTCGCCCTCCGACTGGTCCCGTTCATGGGTCTGCTCTATTTCGTCAACTATCTCGATCGCACCAACATCGGCTTCGCCCGGCTCACCATGAGTGACGACCTCAAGCTGACCGCGACGATGTTCGGGCTGGCCTCCGGACTGTTCTTCATCGGCTATCTGATCTTCGAGGTGCCGAGCAACCTGTTGCTGCACCGGATCGGCGCCCGCCGGTGGATCGCCCGGATCCTGGTCTCCTGGGGGATCGTGGCAGCGGCCATGTCGTTCGTGCCCAACGTCGGCTGGCTGTATGCGCTGCGGGTGCTGCTCGGCATCGCCGAGGCAGGCTTCTTCCCGGGAATGATCTTGTTCCTCACCTACTGGTTCCCGCGTCGGGAGCGGGCCCGGGTGACCGGTCTGTTCCTGATCGCCATTCCGCTGTCGTCGGCCCTCGGCTCACCGATCTCCGGCGCCATCCTGGAGTACGCCGACGGCCTGTTCGGGATGGCGGGCTGGCGGCTGACCTTCCTGCTGGAGGGTCTGCCCGCCGTCATCCTGGGCGTGATCTGCTGGTTCTACCTGACCGATCGACCGTCCGAGGCCCGCTGGCTCACCGAGCAGGAGCGCGGCTGGCTGACCGCGGAGATGGCCGCCGAGGCCGATCAGACCAGTCACCAGTACGGCTGGTCGTTGCGCCGCTCGCTGACCAGTCCGCGAGTGCTGGCGTTGTCGTTCGTCTACTTCGGCGTGGTCTACGGGCTGTACGCGTTGGGCTTCTTCCTGCCCGGGATCGTCGAGGGCTTCTCGAAACGGTTCGGAACCTCGTTCTCGCTGTTCCAGACCGGCATGATCACCGGAATCCCTTATCTGGTTGGTGTCGTGGCGATGGTGTTGTGGAGTCGGCATTCCGATGCCAAGAACGAACGGGTCTGGCACACCGCCGGCGCGGCGCTGCTCGGCGCGGTCACCATCCCGGTCGCGCTCTACCTGCAGTCGCCGTTCGCGGTGATGGTCGCGGTGGCCCTGACCGCGATCGGGATCTTCGCCGCACTGCCGGTGTTCTGGCCGCTGCCCAGCGTCTTCCTGACCGGAACCGCGGCGGCCGGCGGGATCGCCTTGATCAACTCGCTGGGCAATCTGGCCGGCTTCGTCGCCCCGTACGTGACCGGTGCGTTGACCGATGCGACCGGTTCGGAGAACGCCGCTCTCTGGCTGGTCGGGGTGATGATGCTCGGCTCGGCGATCACCGTCGTCGCGCTCGGTGCCGCCCCGAAGGGTTCAGTCGGCACGCCACCGCCGACCCGCGCGCGGTAG
- a CDS encoding aldehyde dehydrogenase family protein — protein MSAELPDLLTGHFPSGLPIGNDWVSTPSTEPVRFPYDGSTVGSAPVGDVALARRSIDESLAVRGELARLPSHVRRSALQETHRQLTERRTELEDLLILETGKPRVDCRVEVDRTLLTWQTAAEEVARLHGETVPLDLLPSGDGLVGFWTRRPIGVVVGIAGFNYPLLLASHKLAPGLAAGCPVIIKPAPQTPLSTLWMVHLAREALAEAGGPRAGIQLITGDAAVGAALTTDRRIGAVSFTGSAAVGHRIAQDAAPTKVLLELGSNAALVVAADADLDAAADAVVRGGYYASGQACISVQRLIVVESVRDAFLQRLSDRLSDVVTGDPRDPATRVSTLINSAGTERVLAWIEEAVAGGGTLVSGGRTVSNEVIEPTVLLDVPSGLPAWDEEIFGPVVVVRTVPDLDTGLELVNATRYGLHASVYTESLAAAFAAIDRLEVGGVVINEVPGFRSDVMPYGGVKDSGVGREGPRFAIEELTVTRMAVIRPTATKGS, from the coding sequence ATGTCAGCCGAGCTGCCCGATCTCCTCACCGGACATTTCCCGTCCGGGCTGCCGATCGGAAACGACTGGGTGTCGACGCCGTCGACCGAGCCGGTCCGGTTTCCCTACGACGGTTCCACCGTCGGCTCCGCGCCGGTCGGCGACGTGGCGCTGGCCCGCCGGTCGATCGACGAGTCGCTCGCGGTCCGCGGCGAGCTGGCGCGGTTGCCGTCGCACGTCCGGCGGTCGGCGTTGCAGGAGACGCACCGGCAGCTGACCGAGCGGCGCACCGAACTGGAGGATCTGCTGATCCTGGAGACCGGTAAGCCGCGGGTGGACTGCCGGGTCGAGGTGGATCGGACGTTGCTCACCTGGCAGACCGCCGCCGAGGAGGTCGCCCGGCTGCACGGCGAAACGGTCCCGTTGGATCTGTTGCCCAGTGGCGACGGTCTGGTCGGCTTCTGGACCCGGCGACCGATCGGCGTGGTGGTCGGCATCGCCGGCTTCAACTATCCGCTGCTGTTGGCGTCGCACAAGCTGGCGCCCGGGCTGGCGGCCGGTTGTCCGGTGATCATCAAACCTGCACCTCAGACACCGCTGTCGACCTTGTGGATGGTGCATCTGGCCAGGGAGGCCCTGGCCGAGGCCGGCGGACCGCGGGCGGGCATCCAGCTGATCACTGGTGATGCCGCGGTGGGCGCTGCGCTGACCACCGACCGGCGGATCGGTGCGGTGTCCTTCACCGGTTCGGCAGCGGTCGGCCACCGGATCGCTCAGGATGCGGCACCGACCAAGGTGCTGCTCGAGCTCGGGTCCAACGCTGCCCTGGTGGTCGCCGCGGATGCCGATCTGGACGCCGCCGCCGACGCCGTCGTCCGCGGCGGCTACTACGCCTCCGGTCAGGCCTGCATCAGTGTGCAGCGGCTGATCGTCGTGGAGTCGGTCCGGGACGCGTTTCTGCAGCGACTCTCGGACCGCCTCTCCGACGTCGTCACCGGCGACCCCCGGGACCCTGCGACCAGGGTGTCGACCTTGATCAACTCGGCCGGCACCGAGCGGGTGCTGGCCTGGATCGAGGAAGCGGTTGCCGGCGGCGGCACGTTGGTGAGTGGCGGCCGGACGGTGAGCAACGAGGTGATCGAGCCGACCGTGTTGCTCGACGTGCCGTCCGGCCTGCCGGCCTGGGACGAGGAGATCTTCGGACCGGTGGTCGTCGTCCGCACCGTGCCCGATCTGGACACAGGCCTGGAGTTGGTGAACGCGACCCGCTACGGGCTGCACGCCAGCGTCTACACCGAATCGCTGGCGGCGGCGTTCGCCGCGATCGACCGGCTGGAGGTCGGTGGTGTGGTGATCAACGAGGTGCCCGGGTTCCGGTCCGACGTGATGCCGTACGGCGGGGTGAAGGACTCCGGCGTCGGTCGGGAGGGCCCGCGGTTCGCGATCGAGGAGTTGACGGTGACCCGGATGGCCGTGATCAGACCGACGGCGACGAAAGGAAGTTGA
- a CDS encoding SDR family NAD(P)-dependent oxidoreductase, producing the protein MNADQDTDYGNLFRLDRRRALVIGAGSGIGRESALALAAHGAEVICADRDLAAAEQTAEHSLTLSTGGAAVTARRLDVLDQQAIETAAAELGEIDVVVFTAATNVRKRLLDYSSEEFDRVVSLNLRSAFDLIRAFAPGMAERGRGSMIGFTSIRAVAVEPGQGVYAATKAGLLQLMRTAAAELGPSGVRFNVIGPGVVETPLTTQIRNDPDWYRAYAEKSALGRWSKPSELAGAVVYLASDASSFVTGSQLMVDGGWTAVDGRYTPPR; encoded by the coding sequence ATGAACGCTGATCAGGACACCGATTACGGCAACCTGTTCCGGCTGGACCGACGCCGAGCGCTGGTGATCGGGGCCGGCAGCGGCATCGGCCGGGAGAGCGCACTGGCCTTGGCCGCGCACGGTGCGGAGGTGATCTGCGCCGATCGCGATCTGGCCGCGGCCGAGCAGACCGCCGAGCATTCCCTGACCCTGTCGACGGGCGGCGCCGCGGTGACCGCCCGCCGGCTGGACGTCCTTGATCAACAGGCCATCGAGACGGCGGCCGCCGAGCTCGGCGAGATCGATGTCGTGGTCTTCACCGCCGCCACCAACGTCCGCAAGCGGCTGCTGGACTACTCGAGCGAGGAGTTCGACCGGGTCGTGTCGCTCAACCTGCGGTCGGCGTTCGATCTGATCCGGGCCTTCGCCCCGGGGATGGCCGAGCGTGGTCGCGGATCGATGATCGGCTTCACCTCGATCCGAGCGGTCGCGGTCGAGCCCGGCCAGGGTGTGTACGCCGCCACCAAGGCCGGGCTGCTGCAGCTGATGCGGACCGCTGCCGCCGAGCTCGGCCCGTCCGGTGTGCGGTTCAACGTGATCGGACCCGGGGTGGTCGAGACGCCGCTGACCACCCAGATCCGCAACGATCCGGACTGGTATCGGGCCTATGCGGAGAAGAGTGCCCTCGGCCGCTGGTCGAAACCGTCCGAACTGGCCGGTGCCGTGGTCTATCTGGCCTCCGACGCGTCGAGCTTCGTGACCGGCAGTCAACTGATGGTCGACGGCGGCTGGACTGCCGTCGACGGCCGCTACACCCCACCCCGCTGA
- a CDS encoding VOC family protein → MNLNSVSQSQIFVLDQDEALDFYTTKLGLEVGNDIDLGFMRWLTVQVPGHPERQILLERPGAPAMDEQTATQVRDLLTKGAMGGWLIFTTDDAQAAHDNLVSKGVEITDGPTKQNYGIDFGIRDPFGNRIRIGQLPTP, encoded by the coding sequence ATGAACCTGAACTCCGTCAGCCAGTCCCAGATCTTCGTCCTCGACCAGGACGAGGCCCTCGATTTCTACACCACCAAACTCGGCCTCGAGGTCGGCAACGACATCGACCTCGGCTTCATGCGCTGGCTCACGGTGCAGGTGCCCGGCCACCCGGAACGGCAGATCCTGCTGGAGCGTCCGGGCGCGCCGGCGATGGACGAGCAGACCGCAACCCAGGTCCGTGATCTGCTCACCAAGGGCGCGATGGGCGGCTGGCTGATCTTCACCACTGACGACGCGCAGGCCGCCCACGACAACCTGGTCAGCAAAGGAGTGGAGATCACCGACGGCCCGACCAAGCAGAACTACGGCATCGACTTCGGCATCCGCGACCCCTTCGGCAACCGGATCCGCATCGGCCAACTCCCAACCCCCTGA
- a CDS encoding helix-turn-helix domain-containing protein codes for MITASEDQNRRLLRARDAMDRTYAEPLDIPALAAIAHISAAHFIRTFAATFGETPHRYLQRRRVERAMFLLRGTELSVTEICFAVGFSSLGTFSRTFTRIVGETPSDHRRRGPVPDVPGCFVMSWTRPHRSAEK; via the coding sequence ATGATCACGGCAAGCGAAGATCAGAACCGGCGGCTGCTCCGGGCCCGGGACGCGATGGACCGGACCTATGCCGAACCGCTCGACATCCCTGCCCTGGCAGCGATCGCGCACATCTCCGCGGCGCATTTCATCCGGACCTTCGCGGCCACCTTCGGTGAGACCCCGCACCGCTATCTGCAACGCAGACGGGTGGAGCGAGCCATGTTCCTGCTGCGCGGCACCGAGCTGTCGGTGACCGAGATCTGCTTCGCCGTCGGCTTCTCCAGCCTCGGCACCTTCAGCCGCACCTTCACCAGGATCGTCGGCGAGACGCCCAGCGATCATCGGCGTCGCGGACCGGTGCCCGACGTGCCGGGCTGCTTCGTGATGTCCTGGACCCGGCCGCACCGCAGCGCGGAGAAGTGA
- a CDS encoding GNAT family N-acetyltransferase, whose protein sequence is MQRLASHADLLDRSGGDPWIRWGVPETDPDGRLPELWMHGDIAIVERTGERRGFWILPLPTAAAEDVAERFHDALIALRGSDLLARVDARTLTVDARHGALAHRVFALQPGGDWEWMWTTTEPPRLAAEDRLIILDDAADAAEINDFSAAHNHRLWTTAGTGHVVHWLGIRDTSGALVAVGGSEREATGVPHLAGIVTHTAHRGRGLGAAISTGLVRWALIDSDVCTLGMYSDNTVARSVYHRIGFDTAHAWHSRPLANPASAGR, encoded by the coding sequence GTGCAACGCCTTGCCTCCCACGCCGACCTGCTCGACCGGTCCGGCGGCGATCCGTGGATCCGCTGGGGCGTCCCGGAGACCGACCCGGACGGCCGTCTGCCGGAGCTGTGGATGCACGGCGACATCGCGATCGTCGAACGGACCGGTGAACGCCGCGGCTTCTGGATCCTGCCGCTGCCGACGGCGGCCGCCGAGGACGTGGCCGAACGGTTCCACGACGCGCTGATCGCGTTGCGGGGCAGCGATCTGCTGGCTCGGGTCGATGCCCGTACGCTCACCGTCGACGCCCGGCACGGCGCCCTGGCGCACCGGGTCTTCGCGCTGCAGCCGGGTGGTGACTGGGAGTGGATGTGGACCACCACCGAGCCGCCCCGACTGGCCGCCGAGGACCGGTTGATCATCCTGGACGACGCAGCGGACGCCGCCGAGATCAACGACTTCTCCGCTGCCCACAACCACCGACTGTGGACCACCGCCGGGACCGGCCATGTCGTGCACTGGTTGGGGATCCGGGATACCTCCGGCGCATTGGTCGCGGTCGGCGGCTCCGAACGCGAGGCCACCGGCGTACCCCATCTGGCCGGCATCGTCACCCACACCGCACACCGCGGGCGGGGTCTCGGCGCCGCGATATCGACCGGCCTGGTGCGTTGGGCGCTGATCGATTCCGACGTCTGCACCCTCGGGATGTACAGCGACAACACCGTGGCCCGATCGGTCTACCACCGGATCGGATTCGACACCGCACACGCCTGGCACTCCCGGCCGCTGGCGAACCCTGCTTCCGCCGGTCGGTGA
- a CDS encoding LOG family protein, whose amino-acid sequence MRICVFCGSSPGRVPVYADAAAGLGELFASRGIGLVYGGATVGTMGVIADAALAAGGEVYGVIPQQLVDREIAHRGLTELYEVADMHQRKAKMAELADAFIALPGGAGTLEELFEVWTWSQLGLHDKPIGLLDVAGFYARLLPLLDHMVDEGFLKPQYREALQIESDPQRLLELLGEAPTPAPKWVA is encoded by the coding sequence GTGCGGATCTGTGTCTTCTGTGGTTCATCACCGGGCCGGGTGCCGGTCTACGCCGATGCTGCTGCCGGGCTGGGTGAACTGTTCGCCTCCCGCGGGATCGGACTGGTGTACGGCGGCGCGACCGTCGGCACCATGGGCGTGATCGCGGACGCGGCATTGGCAGCCGGCGGCGAGGTGTACGGGGTGATCCCCCAGCAACTGGTCGACCGGGAGATCGCCCATCGCGGGCTGACCGAGCTGTACGAGGTCGCCGACATGCACCAGCGGAAGGCCAAGATGGCCGAGCTCGCCGATGCGTTCATCGCGCTGCCCGGTGGTGCCGGGACCCTGGAGGAACTGTTCGAGGTGTGGACCTGGTCCCAGCTCGGGCTGCACGACAAGCCGATCGGGCTGCTCGACGTCGCCGGCTTCTACGCCCGGCTGCTGCCGCTACTGGACCACATGGTCGACGAGGGCTTCCTGAAGCCGCAGTATCGGGAGGCGCTGCAGATCGAGTCCGATCCGCAGCGGCTGCTGGAGTTGCTCGGCGAAGCGCCGACCCCGGCACCCAAGTGGGTCGCCTGA
- a CDS encoding alpha/beta fold hydrolase: MATITVGTQNSTPIELYYEDQGAGQPVVLVHGYPLDGHSWELQTRALLEAGYRVITYDRRGFGQSSKANDGYDYDTFAADLNTVLETLDLNDVILAGFSMGTGELARYVHNHGHQRVAKLAFLASLEPFLVQRDDNPEGVPQDVFDGIVDAARTDRYAWFTDFYKNFYNLDQNLGSRISEQVVTANWNTATRSAPVAAYAVVPTWIEDFRADVEAVKASGKPVLILHGTADNILPIDATGRRFHQLLPDAEYVEIADAPHGLLWTHADEVNKALLTFVKA; this comes from the coding sequence GTGGCAACCATCACCGTCGGGACGCAGAACAGCACACCGATCGAGCTCTACTACGAGGATCAGGGTGCCGGCCAGCCGGTCGTGCTGGTCCACGGCTACCCGCTGGACGGCCACAGCTGGGAGCTGCAGACCCGGGCACTGCTCGAGGCCGGTTATCGCGTGATCACCTACGACCGGCGCGGATTCGGCCAGTCCAGCAAGGCCAACGACGGCTACGACTACGACACCTTCGCCGCCGACCTGAACACCGTGTTGGAGACCCTCGATCTGAACGACGTCATCCTGGCCGGCTTCTCGATGGGGACCGGCGAACTGGCCCGCTATGTGCACAATCACGGGCATCAGCGGGTCGCCAAGCTCGCCTTCCTGGCTTCGCTGGAACCGTTCCTGGTCCAGCGTGACGACAATCCCGAGGGAGTTCCGCAGGACGTCTTCGACGGCATCGTCGACGCCGCTCGCACCGACCGCTACGCCTGGTTCACCGACTTCTACAAGAACTTCTACAACCTCGATCAGAACCTGGGCAGCCGAATCAGCGAACAGGTCGTGACCGCCAACTGGAACACCGCCACTCGCTCCGCCCCGGTCGCCGCCTATGCCGTGGTGCCGACCTGGATCGAGGACTTCCGGGCCGACGTCGAGGCGGTCAAGGCCAGTGGGAAGCCGGTGTTGATCCTGCACGGCACCGCCGACAACATCCTGCCGATCGACGCCACCGGCCGCCGCTTCCACCAGTTGCTGCCGGACGCGGAGTACGTCGAGATCGCCGACGCGCCACACGGTCTGCTCTGGACCCACGCCGACGAGGTGAACAAGGCCCTGCTGACCTTCGTCAAGGCCTGA
- a CDS encoding TetR/AcrR family transcriptional regulator, whose product MIDDDPVRSGLVAAADRLFYARGVQAVGMDAVRSEAGVSLKRMYNLFPSKDDLVVAVLAHRSRIWDDGIAAAAEGLTEPQDRILAIFDFLADWFTQSDFRGCAFINVYGELGPNSSKAAAAVERQKRAFADYVAALVREADLPADLAPQIVLLAEGAQTTAAILDDPAAAGQGRRAAETLLGAAAAA is encoded by the coding sequence ATGATTGATGACGACCCGGTGCGCTCCGGTCTGGTGGCTGCTGCCGATCGGCTGTTCTATGCCCGCGGGGTGCAGGCGGTCGGCATGGACGCCGTACGGAGTGAGGCCGGCGTCTCGCTGAAGCGGATGTACAACCTGTTCCCGTCCAAGGACGATCTGGTGGTGGCGGTGTTGGCCCATCGCAGTCGGATCTGGGACGACGGCATCGCCGCCGCGGCCGAGGGGCTCACCGAACCGCAGGACCGGATCCTGGCGATCTTCGACTTCCTGGCCGACTGGTTCACCCAGTCCGACTTCCGCGGCTGCGCCTTCATCAACGTGTACGGCGAACTCGGGCCGAACTCGTCCAAGGCGGCCGCGGCGGTCGAGCGGCAGAAGCGCGCCTTCGCCGACTACGTCGCGGCACTGGTGCGCGAGGCGGACCTGCCTGCCGACCTGGCTCCGCAGATCGTGCTGCTGGCCGAGGGCGCGCAGACCACCGCAGCGATCCTGGATGATCCGGCGGCCGCCGGCCAGGGGAGGAGAGCCGCTGAGACCCTGCTGGGAGCCGCCGCCGCCGCGTGA
- a CDS encoding MFS transporter encodes MSDQGRIDIDAAVQEAGGGPAAGQPDTGGVSRQQWKWTILAGMASYLDAGSIVALGSGLALFKAELGLSSGAVGVLAAIGPNAIGCAIGALIGGRLGDVLGRKRIYQWDLLVYALGILLIAFSINPAMLFIGTFIVGVTVGADVPTSLALVGELSPAKARGKLLGFSQIAWNCGPAIVLILALALSSTGLIGIRIVFFHLAAVALLTWFLRRGMTESLRWTTARAANAVRPRIRQLFQGANLRGLGWTTGIYLFWNIAAGTSGIFTPYMVSTLGGGGQAVSVGLSLAGFVIGILATLLIFMPLFDRSFGSRKVLWAIGAIMQILGWGIFIVLPFSIPTVIFNAFMAGVGGALAGEAVYKIFSQELFPTMLRGTAQGFTFSLARLCLGIWSLFLPTLTETSFTLAGGLLTLFLAISGVIGFFFMPHTVGKTLEEIEGERGTA; translated from the coding sequence ATGAGTGATCAGGGCCGGATCGACATCGACGCTGCCGTTCAGGAGGCCGGCGGTGGGCCGGCGGCCGGGCAGCCGGACACCGGCGGGGTCAGTCGCCAGCAATGGAAATGGACCATCCTGGCCGGAATGGCGTCCTACCTGGACGCCGGTTCGATCGTCGCACTCGGCTCCGGGCTGGCACTGTTCAAGGCCGAACTCGGCCTCAGCAGCGGGGCGGTCGGTGTGCTGGCAGCGATCGGCCCGAACGCCATCGGCTGCGCGATCGGCGCGCTGATCGGCGGCCGGCTGGGCGACGTCCTGGGCCGCAAGCGGATCTACCAGTGGGACCTGTTGGTCTACGCCCTGGGCATCCTGCTGATCGCCTTCTCGATCAACCCGGCGATGCTCTTCATCGGCACCTTCATCGTCGGTGTCACGGTCGGCGCCGACGTCCCGACCTCGCTGGCCCTGGTCGGCGAACTGTCGCCGGCCAAGGCCCGCGGCAAGCTGCTCGGTTTCAGCCAGATCGCCTGGAACTGCGGTCCGGCGATCGTGCTGATCCTGGCGTTGGCGCTGTCCTCCACCGGGCTGATCGGGATCCGGATCGTCTTCTTCCACCTCGCCGCGGTGGCGTTGCTGACCTGGTTCCTGCGCCGGGGGATGACCGAGTCGCTGCGCTGGACGACCGCCCGGGCGGCCAACGCCGTACGACCTCGGATCCGGCAGCTGTTCCAGGGCGCCAACCTGCGCGGCCTCGGTTGGACCACCGGCATCTACCTGTTCTGGAACATCGCCGCCGGTACCTCCGGGATCTTCACCCCGTACATGGTCAGCACACTGGGCGGCGGCGGTCAGGCGGTCAGCGTCGGCCTCTCGCTGGCCGGCTTCGTGATCGGCATCCTGGCCACGCTCCTCATCTTCATGCCGCTGTTCGACCGCTCGTTCGGCAGCCGCAAGGTGCTCTGGGCGATCGGCGCGATCATGCAGATCCTCGGTTGGGGGATCTTCATCGTGCTGCCGTTCAGCATCCCGACGGTGATCTTCAACGCCTTCATGGCCGGTGTCGGCGGGGCGTTGGCCGGCGAGGCGGTCTACAAGATCTTCTCCCAGGAACTCTTCCCGACCATGCTGCGTGGTACGGCGCAGGGCTTCACCTTCAGCCTGGCCCGGCTCTGCCTCGGCATCTGGAGCCTGTTCCTGCCGACGCTGACCGAAACGAGTTTCACCCTGGCCGGCGGTCTGCTCACGCTGTTCCTGGCGATCAGCGGGGTGATCGGCTTCTTCTTCATGCCGCACACCGTCGGGAAGACACTGGAGGAGATCGAAGGCGAACGCGGCACCGCCTGA